One stretch of Equus przewalskii isolate Varuska chromosome 9, EquPr2, whole genome shotgun sequence DNA includes these proteins:
- the ERFL gene encoding ETS domain-containing transcription factor ERF-like, protein MDCSCVSDLLFAPPALPALWTPGFAFPDWAYKPESSPGSRQIQLWHFILELLQKEEYQGVIAWQGDYGEFVIKDPDEVARLWGIRKCKPHMNYDKLSRALRYYYNKRILHKTKGKRFTYKFNFSKVVLVNYPLLDVAAATTGSPLLLTPGPFGGGPGPDAPPLTPETLQTLFSAPRLGEPGARAPLFTPETDKLRLDSPFPFLGSGATGYSKPPGLLGPYGRAFPEYPWNFNPYLTGPFPKLPHSLYPPHFYPNPLASSLGHLPSAGAAGGPTAQPLLAATGEGLGPERPSGLAAAPRLALPGAGGPEATLGGKEDSDSELEITDVSGCSSDSEGDEGPPVPTKAKVGKGGVGS, encoded by the exons ATGGACTGTAGCTGCGTCTCCGACCTTCTCTTCGCCCCGCCCGCCCTGCCGGCTCTCTGGACCCCTG GGTTTGCCTTCCCAGATTGGGCCTACAAGCCGGAGTCGTCCCCTGGCTCAAGGCAGATCCAGCTGTGGCACTTTatcctggagctgctgcagaAGGAAGAGTACCAGGGTGTCATCGCCTGGCAGGGGGACTACGGGGAATTTGTCATCAAGGACCCCGACGAGGTGGCTCGGCTCTGGGGCATCCGCAAATGCAAGCCTCACATGAATTATGACAAGCTGAGCCGGGCCCTGCG CTACTACTACAACAAGCGGATTCTCCACAAGACCAAAGGGAAGAGGTTCACCTACAAGTTCAACTTCAGCAAAGTGGTGCTTGTCAATTACCCACTGTTGGACGTGGCGGCAGCCACCACGGGCTCCCCACTCTTGCTGACCCCTGGTCCTTTTGGGGGAGGCCCTGGGCCAGAtgctcctcccctcacccctgag ACCCTGCAGACCCTGTTCTCTGCCCCACGCCTGGGAGAGCCGGGGGCCCGGGCGCCCCTGTTCACCCCTGAGACAGACAAGCTGCGTCTGGACAGCCCTTTCCCGTTCCTGGGCTCCG GTGCCACCGGCTACTCCAAGCCCCCTGGCCTGCTGGGGCCTTATGGCCGCGCCTTCCCAGAGTACCCCTGGAACTTTAACCCATACCTCACAGGCCCCTTCCCCAAGCTGCCCCACTCTCTCTACCCGCCGCACTTCTATCCCAACCCTCTGGCCAGTTCCTTGGGCCACCTGCCCTCAGCAGGGGCAGCGGGAGgtcccacagcccagcccctACTGGCTGCGACAGGGGAAGGCCTGGGCCCTGAGCGCCCCTCGGGCCTGGCAGCAGCCCCCCGCCTGgcactgccaggggctgggggtccaGAGGCCACGCTGGGTGGGAAGGAGGACAGCGACTCGGAGCTGGAGATCACCGACGTCAGTGGCTGCAGCTCTGACAGCGAGGGTGATGAGGGCCCCCCTGTCCCCACCAAGGCCAAGGTGGGCAAAGGTGGGGTCGGCAGCTGA
- the RABAC1 gene encoding prenylated Rab acceptor protein 1 encodes MAAEKDQQKDAEAEGLSATTLLPKLIPSGVGREWLERRRATIRPWGAFVDQRRFSRPRNLGELCQRLVRNVEYYQSNYVFVFLGLIVYCVATSPMLLVALAVFFGACYILYLRTLQSKFVLFGREVSPAHQYALAGAVSFPFFWLAGAGSAVFWVLGATLVVIGSHAAFHLTEAMDGEELQMEPV; translated from the exons ATGGCGGCCGAGAAGGACCAGCAGAAGGATGCCGAGGCGGAAGGGCTAAGCGCCAC gacCCTGCTGCCGAAACTGATCCCGTCCGGCGTCGGCCGTGAGTGGCTGGAGCGGCGCCGCGCGACCATCCGGCCCTGGGGCGCCTTCGTGGACCAGCGGCGCTTCTCGCGACCCCGCAACCTGGGCGAGCTGTGCCAGCGCCTCGTACGCAACGTGGAGTACTACCAGAGCAACTACGTGTTCGTGTTCCTGGGCCTCATCGTGTACTGCGT ggCGACGTCCCCTATGCTGCTGGTGGCTCTGGCTGTCTTCTTTGGCGCCTGTTACATTCTTTATCTGCGCACGTTGCAGTCCAAGTTTGTGCTCTTTG GCCGAGAGGTGAGCCCAGCCCACCAGTACGCGCTGGCCGGGGCcgtctcctttcccttcttctggCTGGCTGGTGCAGGCTCAGCTGTCTTCTGGGTCCTGG GGGCCACCCTCGTGGTCATCGGCTCCCACGCCGCCTTCCACCTGACCGAGGCCATGGACGGGGAAGAGCTGCAGATGGAGCCTGTGTGA